A region of Schistosoma mansoni strain Puerto Rico chromosome 1, complete genome DNA encodes the following proteins:
- a CDS encoding putative poly(p)/ATP NAD kinase, protein MPKVFRPSIKQVKTHIKTNEVETQEIRPNQVSDPQPSKESSSCIITSEPKPSSPLPSQNPCETPKTATPRLTDPDLDVRVDSERSQQVSEEIVNLFVSKKPRKIKVKTTEVLPPVDQPLDRASVTLRSLLHWVPTNKPPPTYRQERLNSTTCSLSSDVEASDHDLKSHDNNTETPDLKENSAKCSSSDVYSDPLAPQLRIDANGNIVLDETSLLVEKRDNFDAKTLRHISEETGILSVDYRSFRPPRDGHGRKWTERETTRFYRALSTIGTDFYVMEKMFPRRKRSELVSKFKREEKRNPYLVNQALPKCDQDSIECNEQSCNQNPDATSKPKSRRKSVLRRDPDFELHLSETIDCVLSQFTNSDAGDRKCQSIQDTGSDQQFKRNTNHRYEFRHSSRSTPSLQEMISIKKAELDASKKNNLESDMDSPQLSTTSESNPVDTSKEKASKRPKSYYRPKIDLFKLSETILGEY, encoded by the exons ATGCCGAAAGTATTCAGACCATCGATAAAACAAGTCAAGACACATATAAAAAC AAATGAAGTTGAAACTCAAGAAATCAGACCTAATCAGGTGTCCGACCCCCAGCCGTCTAAGGAGTCATCATCCTGCATCATTACTAGTGAACCTAAGCCAAG TTCACCACTTCCTTCACAGAATCCGTGTGAAACTCCTAAAACAGCTACTCCGAG ATTGACCGACCCTGACCTAGATGTTCGTGTTGATTCTGAAAGGTCTCAACAGGTATCCGAAGAAATAGTAAACCTATTTGTCTCTAAGAAG CCTCGCAAGATTAAAGTGAAGACAACAGAAGTACTACCTCCTGTAGATCAACCTCTTGATCGAGCTTCTGTCACTCTTCGTTCCTTACTGCATTGGGTCCCTACAAATAAACCGCCTCCAAC TTATCGACAGGAGCGTCTTAACTCCACTACTTGTTCACTAAGTAGTGACGTGGAAGCAAGTGATCATGACCTCAAATCACATGACAATAACACTGAAACTCCTGATTTGAAGGAAAACTCCGCAAAGTGTTCATCGAGTGATGTTTATTCGGATCCATTAGCTCCTCAACTGCGAATTGATGCCAATGGAAATATTGTGTTGGATGAAACCAGTTTATTAGTTGAAAAACGGGATAATTTCGATGCGAAAACTTTACGCCATATTAGTGAAGAAACTGGCATACTCAGTGTTGACTATAGGAGTTTCCGACCTCCTCGGGATGGTCATGGAAGGAAATGGACGGAGCGTGAGACTACACGATTCTACAGAGCATTGAGTACCATTGGAACTGATTTTTACGTGATGGAAAAAATGTTTCCTCGCCGCAAGCGATCAGAACTTGTT AGTAAATTTAAACGAGAAGAAAAACGCAATCCTTATTTGGTCAACCAAGCATTAC CTAAATGTGACCAAGACTCAATCGAATGCAACGAACAGTCATGTAATCAAAATCCTGATGCAACAAGTAAACCGAAATCACGAAGAAAAAGCGTACTTCGTAGAGATCCGGATTTTGAGCTCCACCTTTCAGAAACAATCGACTGTGTTTTATCTCAATTTACGAATTCCGATGCCGGTGACCGTAAGTGCCAGTCGATTCAGGATACTGGGAGTGACCAACAGTTTAAACGAAATACTAATCACCGGTATGAGTTTAGGCATTCCTCGCGCAGTACTCCGTCTTTACAagaaatgatttcaataaagaAAGCAGAGCTTGATGCGTCTAAAAAAAATAACCTTGAAAGTGATATGGATTCTCCCCAACTTTCTACAACTTCAGAAAGCAACCCTGTAGATACTTCAAAAGAAAAAGCTTCTAAACGTCCCAAGTCGTACTATCGCCCGAAAATTGATCTTTTCAAACTCAGCGAAACTATTTTGGgtgaatattaa